The following coding sequences lie in one Solanum stenotomum isolate F172 unplaced genomic scaffold, ASM1918654v1 scaffold1663, whole genome shotgun sequence genomic window:
- the LOC125850398 gene encoding subtilisin-like protease SBT5.6 produces MGVWPESSSFNDEGMEPVPKSWKGICQEGVAFNASHCNRKLIGARYYLKGYEVYYGPLNETRDFRSPRDVDGHGTHTAGTVGGRRVANASAIGGFAKGTATGGAPNVRLAIYKVCWPVPDQSLAEGNTCLQDDTLAAFDDAIADGVHVLSISLGFQSETYYTEDPIAIGSLHAVKRNIVVSCSAGNDGPTPSTVANVAPWIITVGASNIDRVFSAPILLGNGMIVEGQTVTPIRRRRLHPLVYAGYVEIRGTTASNTTGACLPGTLSRKLVRGKVVLCINSDIQASMEVKRAGGVAAILGNSFSEIQVTPFLNPATVTFLDGLNTLLTYILTEKHPTATLVPGNTMIGTKPAPVMAPFSSKGPNVVDPNILKPDITAPGFNILAAWSEASSPLNMPEDHRVVKYNIVSGTSMSCPHVSAVIALLKSIHPDWSSAAIRSALMTTSTINNAVGRPIKNATGDDANPFEYGSGHFRPSRAADPGLIYDATYTDYLLYLCSQNIRQVSSYNCPDKVPAASNLNYPSLAIANMRGSSRTVTRVVTNVGKDNSTYILAVSSPPGYIVDIVPKILRFSKLGEKHNFNITVTAQSSIESRNEFSFGWYTWSDGVHMVRSPIAVSSSA; encoded by the exons GGGTGTGGCCAGAATCTTCAAGTTTCAATGATGAAGGAATGGAACCAGTTCCAAAGTCATGGAAAGGAATTTGCCAAGAAGGTGTTGCCTTCAATGCCTCCCATTGCAACAG GAAGTTAATTGGAGCGCGATACTATTTAAAAGGTTACGAGGTGTACTATGGTCCTCTTAACGAGACAAGGGACTTTCGATCACCGAGAGATGTAGACGGTCATGGCACTCACACAGCAGGCACGGTGGGTGGTAGAAGAGTCGCAAATGCATCAGCAATTGGTGGATTTGCAAAGGGTACAGCTACTGGAGGTGCCCCCAATGTTCGACTTGCCATCTATAAAGTATGTTGGCCAGTTCCAGATCAGAGTTTAGCTGAGGGAAATACATGCCTTCAAGATGACACTCTTGCTGCTTTTGATGATGCCATAGCTGATGGGGTTCATGTACTTAGTATTTCTCTGGGGTTTCAATCTGAAACATATTACACAGAGGATCCTATTGCAATTGGATCTTTGCATGCTGTGAAGAGAAATATTGTAGTATCTTGTAGTGCTGGAAATGATGGTCCAACACCTTCAACTGTTGCAAATGTAGCGCCATGGATTATCACAGTTGGTGCTAGTAACATCGATAGAGTGTTTTCAGCTCCAATTCTTCTCGGAAATGGAATGATCGTCGAG gGACAAACAGTAACTCCAATAAGGAGGAGGAGATTGCATCCTTTGGTTTATGCAGGATATGTAGAAATTAGAGGAACTACGGCAAGCAATACAACAGG AGCATGTCTTCCTGGTACACTATCAAGAAAACTTGTCAGAGGAAAAGTTGTCCTCTGCATAAATAGTGATATACAGGCATCAATGGAAGTGAAAAGAGCTGGAGGTGTTGCCGCTATTTTAGGAAATTCATTTAGCGAGATACAAGTCACCCCTTTTCTGAATCCCGCAACAGTTACTTTTTTAGATGGCCTAAATACACTCCTGACATATATACTGACCGAAAAACATCCAACGGCAACACTTGTTCCGGGAAATACAATGATTGGCACCAAGCCAGCACCTGTCATGGCACCTTTCAGTTCCAAAGGACCAAATGTTGTTGATCCCAACATTCTCAAG CCAGATATAACTGCTCCTGGATTTAACATACTAGCAGCGTGGAGCGAGGCATCATCTCCCCTGAATATGCCAGAAGATCATCGGGTTGTGAAGTACAACATAGTGTCTGGAACATCCATGTCTTGCCCACATGTTTCAGCTGTAATTGCACTCTTAAAATCAATTCATCCAGATTGGAGTAGTGCTGCAATCAGATCTGCTCTAATGACCACAT CAACAATTAATAATGCGGTTGGTAGGCCAATAAAAAATGCCACTGGGGATGATGCAAACCCCTTCGAATACGGATCAGGACATTTCAGGCCATCAAGAGCAGCAGATCCTGGACTCATTTATGATGCTACATATACAGATTATCTTCTCTATCTCTGTAGTCAAAACATAAGGCAAGTTTCATCGTACAATTGTCCTGACAAAGTACCTGCGGCGAGTAACCTTAACTACCCATCACTTGCAATAGCAAACATGAGAGGATCCAGCAGGACTGTCACAAGAGTTGTTACAAATGTTGGAAAAGACAACTCGACCTACATTTTAGCGGTGAGTTCACCTCCTGGATATATTGTTGATATTGTTCCCAAAATCTTACGCTTCAGCAAATTGGGAGAGAAACACAACTTCAACATAACAGTTACAGCGCAAAGTAGTATTGAAAGTAGAAATGAGTTCTCGTTTGGTTGGTACACATGGAGTGATGGAGTCCATATGGTCCGAAGCCCCATTGCGGTATCATCATCAGCATAA